CTTCTTCCAACGCAGCGTCCAGCAGCTCTGAAGGAGAAACCGTTAGAACATGGACCGCCTAAACCTCTGACCACGTTAGCGGACGTGCGTGTCCGTTCGCGAGGACGATCTTCACGCAGGCGCACAGCAGGTAGCCCGTTAACTGGCACGACGGATCTTACCCTCTGGGATTCCCCTGTTCTGGAAGCAGGCGTCACACACCCTGACCGGGGCCAGTCCCCAGCCTCTCTCTGGCACCGGCCTGCTCTTAGACGAGCAGCCGTCACAGAAGCCCTCTCCGCAGGCCCGACAGTGGTGCTTTGTGTCGCTGTCCTTGAAGGTTTCACGGCACTTGTAACAATTCTGAAACAATTCACAAATATATTCCATACAGGGTTCGGTAATTCTTCCACACCGTCTGTACAGCATGTAACTTTAAAGTTTCTAGCTGATATAACCAGATAGGATACTGTATGGATCCACCCCAGCACTCCTATCCATAATGTTAATTAACATATACAGCACACAACTTACCCAGACCTACTGTTAACTCTACCTAATCAGATACCACACAATACACATCACCACTAACCTTAACCAGTCATACCCCGAAAGACTCGAAATACAAGACAGTAGTTAAGACGTACAAATATAAGAGAGTTGGGTTTCCAGTAAGCCGGTGCAATCTGGTCCGTGAGCCAGGATGTGACGGCCTTGGCGGGCTTGACGCTCAGCTCGGACACGGACTGAGCCACGTAGTTCACCCCGTCCAGCAGCCTCTGGGCTGCATTGTTGTTGTCCTTCAAGAACCTATCGGACTTTCAAAACAGAAGCGAACCGTGTAATTGACACCAAACGTAAGAGCTGAGGTAGGCAAGGGACGTGAAAACAGAACGGGGCTTCTTGGTGGTTCTTACCCCTGGCCAAACATGTTGGATCTCAGTACGGACCACTGTGTCCACGGGATCCTGGTTCCCATACCAGTACTGCCTGCTTCTGTAGATCACTGAACAGTTTGGACATTCAATCACATAcctacaacaacaaaaaaaagtgtCTGCTTTCAGATACGACCCCAAAAGCAGAGCTAAACGCTCAGTTATATAACGAAAACAGAAAGCAGGACTCACCCAGACCACGCATATATTGCCAAACCAAACCAGGGTGAGTCAGAGGACGCAGTCGTCTTGGGAACAACAATCACCTCCTTACCACTCTCATAACATGCCTAGGAGCCAAACATGCACAATATGACATCATCCAAAGGCCACAAAAAGGCATCACAGAGTGTACCGGAGGAGAGGGCGTGCGCCTGCAGTCAGCCCCTGCCTTGCACGTGTAGATGCGGTTGTCGTAGTGGGCGGAGTATCGACAGCGGTGCTTGGCCTCGTGGGTCACGCCCTCCCTCAGATGGTTCATGCTGTTCTTGCAGCCGGCGCTGAAAAGCCACATAAGCAGAGGGCTTTAGGAGGCGTGGACCGTGGCGCCCACAGCGCCCGGCTCTGGTCCGGTACGCGGCTCCGTGTACTCACCCGCAGCTCAGGCAGATACTGGAGCAGGTGAAGTACTCGTCGGGGAAGAAGGAGTTGCTGGTCAGGTGCTCGTCGGGGATCTCGCCGCTGAAGCGTTCGCTCAAGGCCTGAAAGCACCCAGGTGTGAACAGTCTTACGGCTGCATAAGCCAGACGGCATTCTGAAGAGCTTCACATCGCACATCAAAGCAAGAGTGGCTCATTAAAAATAAGTGGATTGTTTTGTTTCAATTATTTCTTAATTATTTCTCAATTATGTGTTCAAATCCAGGACGCTTCATTTGATTCACATAAAACCAGCCATACAGGagccacaaataaataaatcgaCCCCAAACCCCTGACTTTGAGAGTCTTTACAGTcctaatcttttttttttggggggggggggggggggggggggtaaggctTAATTTTGGCAACCCTTGTCCACAGAGGCAAGTGCAACGCTTCAGCCAGAAGCACCCTCACCTGGAGAGCTTTGTGGATGACGCAGGCGGAGCGCGGCGAGCGGGTGGTGCTGTTCTCCAGCTGTAGCTCCACGCTGCGCAGCAGACCGCTGAAGTCCGTCGGGGGGTTGTAGGTGCGGGTGCCTCGGTACTGGATCGAGCTGAAGGCTTCGGGGCAGAGGTTGAGCTTCCTGAAGCGCTCCTGGAGAAGACGTTCGGCAGACTCCAGCGGCTTATCTGCAGAAGCGAAACTGATGCATCATGGCCAAGAAAATCACAACCGACAACCAGCTCAGGTGTGCTCAGGTGTATTTAACCCTATAGCCACTTTGTGCAAATAGATAAATGAATGCAGAGGTACTAAAACTATACAGGTGTTTGTTTAACACAGGGGTGTTACAGTTAAACATGCATTTGTTTGACTAATAAAACCAGAGGGGCCCAGTGCACTGACCTGAACCTAGTAACTTGGTATGGACAGTCTCGTGAAATATGATCACGGCTGGGCCCAGAGTGGAGAGCGGTACGTCCAGACCACAGCGGGCAGTGGTGGCCTTCAGCTCCTTGGTGAAGTGCTTTAAATAAGCATCCGAGGCGTCGCCCAGGAATTTGAACAGATCGTCGTGGAGGCGGTCGGCGTGAGTGCGGTAAATGACCAGGTCCGACACGGCCAGCACCTTGAGCAGGAGACGCGTCCTCTGGCCCTGATTGGTTCCTGCCCCCAGCAGTCCCTCCGTGTCTATGACCACTACTTTGTGCACTGGGTCA
The window above is part of the Brachyhypopomus gauderio isolate BG-103 chromosome 9, BGAUD_0.2, whole genome shotgun sequence genome. Proteins encoded here:
- the zfyve1 gene encoding zinc finger FYVE domain-containing protein 1, yielding MSGQGVNVEKGVNGVLVCQESYACGGADEAGYECDECGSLQCQRCELELHRQERMRNHDRTRIAPGHVPFCDSCKAYGGPGNGGRLRAVVRCQGCKINLCLDCQKRTHSGVNKRKHPLAPYPPSKPPEVNVSSGDGEWEGAMAQLDKVCSFLLVDEKEEMQVKDGDDFVNRLTCAPEELLKVVSIFGNTGEGKSHTLNHTFFKGREVFKTSPTQESCTVGVWAALDPVHKVVVIDTEGLLGAGTNQGQRTRLLLKVLAVSDLVIYRTHADRLHDDLFKFLGDASDAYLKHFTKELKATTARCGLDVPLSTLGPAVIIFHETVHTKLLGSDKPLESAERLLQERFRKLNLCPEAFSSIQYRGTRTYNPPTDFSGLLRSVELQLENSTTRSPRSACVIHKALQALSERFSGEIPDEHLTSNSFFPDEYFTCSSICLSCGAGCKNSMNHLREGVTHEAKHRCRYSAHYDNRIYTCKACYESGKEVIVVPKTTASSDSPWFGLAIYAWSGYVIECPNCSVIYRSRQYWYGNQDPVDTVVRTEIQHVWPGSDRFLKDNNNAAQRLLDGVNYVAQSVSELSVKPAKAVTSWLTDQIAPAYWKPNSLIFNCYKCRETFKDSDTKHHCRACGEGFCDGCSSKSRPVPERGWGLAPVRVCDACFQNRGIPEELLDAALEEDESGTLIARKVGEAVQNTLGAVVTAIDIPLGLVKDAARPAYWVPDHEIHSCHQCQNEFSARLTIHHCRACGQGVCDGCSPDRRPVPSRGWDHPVRVCAACNQKPGDL